In Plantibacter sp. PA-3-X8, one DNA window encodes the following:
- a CDS encoding DUF4032 domain-containing protein — protein sequence MSGALNITAATVDPALLDLPWELPLENWPNEAIASLPKGISRHLVRFANLSGYVIAVKETTAEMAKGEYDMLRTLQRLDIPCVDPLAVITNRSDRKGRELPSVLVTRHLKFSLPYRALFQGTLRPDTATRLVDALAVLLVRLHIVGFFWGDVSLSNTLFRRDAGAFAAYLVDAETGKLYEGGLSNGQRENDLEIARVNIAGELLDLEAGGRADAELDPVTVSNGIVAAYRSLWKELTGSESFDASERWRITERVHRLNELGFDIEELAIKTTDEGSTVRIQPKVVDAGHHQRRLLRLTGLDAGENQARRLLNDLDAYSASFGKDGFDEEMAAHEWLIRVFEPVVKAIPRELRGKLEPAEIFHQLLEHRWFLAQNEGRDIPLAEAVGSYVNTVLRHRRDEATMIVPPTEAISIPAAMTGPVDWRDLV from the coding sequence ATGTCCGGCGCATTGAACATCACCGCTGCCACCGTCGACCCGGCGCTGCTCGATCTCCCCTGGGAGCTCCCCCTCGAGAACTGGCCGAATGAGGCCATCGCCTCGCTCCCGAAGGGCATCTCGCGCCACCTGGTCCGGTTCGCGAACCTGTCCGGCTACGTCATCGCCGTCAAGGAGACGACCGCGGAGATGGCGAAGGGCGAGTACGACATGCTGCGCACCCTGCAGCGGCTCGACATCCCCTGCGTCGACCCGCTCGCGGTCATCACGAACCGGAGCGATCGCAAGGGCCGTGAGCTGCCGAGCGTGCTCGTGACGCGGCACCTGAAGTTCTCACTCCCCTACCGTGCGCTCTTCCAGGGCACCCTCCGGCCCGACACCGCGACCCGCCTCGTCGACGCGCTCGCCGTCCTCCTCGTCCGCCTCCACATCGTCGGCTTCTTCTGGGGTGACGTGTCGCTGTCGAACACGCTCTTCCGGCGTGACGCGGGAGCTTTCGCCGCCTACCTCGTCGACGCCGAGACGGGCAAGCTCTACGAGGGCGGGCTGTCGAACGGGCAGCGTGAGAACGACCTCGAGATCGCCCGGGTGAACATCGCCGGCGAGCTCCTCGATCTCGAGGCCGGCGGACGCGCCGACGCCGAACTCGACCCCGTCACCGTGAGCAACGGCATCGTCGCCGCGTACCGGTCCCTCTGGAAGGAGCTCACGGGCTCCGAGTCCTTCGACGCGTCCGAGCGCTGGCGCATCACCGAGCGCGTCCACCGTCTGAACGAACTCGGCTTCGACATCGAGGAACTCGCGATCAAGACGACCGACGAGGGCTCGACCGTGCGGATCCAGCCGAAGGTCGTCGACGCCGGGCATCACCAGCGCCGCCTCCTGCGGCTCACCGGCCTCGACGCGGGCGAGAACCAGGCGAGGCGCCTGCTCAACGATCTCGACGCCTACTCGGCCTCGTTCGGGAAGGACGGGTTCGACGAGGAGATGGCGGCGCACGAGTGGCTCATCCGCGTGTTCGAGCCGGTGGTGAAGGCGATCCCGCGCGAACTCCGCGGCAAGCTCGAGCCCGCCGAGATCTTCCACCAACTCCTGGAGCACCGCTGGTTCCTCGCGCAGAACGAGGGTCGCGACATCCCGCTGGCGGAAGCCGTCGGTTCCTACGTGAACACCGTCCTGCGGCACCGCCGCGACGAGGCGACCATGATCGTGCCGCCGACCGAGGCGATCAGCATCCCCGCCGCCATGACCGGACCGGTCGACTGGCGAGACCTCGTCTGA
- a CDS encoding nitroreductase family protein produces the protein MTEPVERPVLAAVAGRRSWSKVTDVAPSDAELLEVLAAAGRVADHSALRPWRVITLRGDDRVKLGRAFAKAEGDSKPSTKPLRAPLLLAVVVSVKKSKVPAWEQEAVAAGVAHMVSLLLDDAGWGVFWRTGGATRAKAVRKAHGLKKGEDLLGWLYVGGKPGNARTGRRKTINAKAHLSSMP, from the coding sequence GTGACCGAACCGGTCGAGCGCCCCGTCCTCGCCGCCGTCGCCGGGCGGCGTTCGTGGTCCAAGGTCACCGACGTCGCTCCGAGTGACGCGGAACTCCTCGAGGTCCTCGCGGCGGCCGGTCGAGTGGCCGATCACAGCGCCCTGCGTCCGTGGCGGGTCATCACCCTCCGCGGCGACGACCGCGTGAAGCTCGGCCGGGCGTTCGCGAAGGCGGAGGGCGACTCGAAGCCCTCGACGAAGCCGCTCCGCGCGCCCCTGTTGCTCGCCGTCGTCGTGAGCGTGAAGAAGTCGAAGGTGCCCGCCTGGGAGCAGGAGGCGGTTGCGGCCGGAGTGGCCCACATGGTCAGTCTCCTGCTCGACGACGCCGGTTGGGGCGTGTTCTGGCGCACCGGCGGCGCGACTCGCGCCAAAGCGGTCCGGAAGGCACACGGCCTGAAGAAGGGCGAGGATCTCCTCGGCTGGCTGTACGTCGGGGGGAAGCCGGGTAACGCTCGCACAGGGCGCCGCAAGACGATCAACGCGAAGGCGCACCTCAGCTCCATGCCCTGA
- the cysS gene encoding cysteine--tRNA ligase translates to MALRLYDSKTQSLRDFVPLREAEAGLYVCGPTVQSSPHIGHLRSALVYDQLRRWLTASGVRVTLVRNVTDIDDKILANAASGVEGGFAQPGEEWWALAYRYELEFTAAYRALGILPPSYEPRATASIPEMQELIERLIDAGHAYPAPDDSGDVYFDTASWSRYGELTRQTAEHMEAATDADPRGKRDPRDFALWKGTKPGEPRSASWMSPWGEGRPGWHIECSAMSTKYLGEEFDIHGGGLDLRFPHHENELAQSSAAGDPFARYWLHNGLVAVTGGQKMSKSLGNSVYAADLLAAARPLVVRYYLGAAQYRSTLEFHPGALAEAEAALGRIEGFLDRAARADLLTETNTAASRATLPAAFVEAMDDDLNIPRALAVLHDAVRVGNAALDGGDDLATARERAVAVLDMTRVLGIDPTDPSWSSGTDPVTHRSLSALVERLLVDRADARVAKDFAAADRIRDELTAAGITIEDTPSGAHWSISGK, encoded by the coding sequence GTGGCCCTCCGACTCTACGATTCGAAAACGCAGTCCCTCCGGGACTTCGTGCCGCTCCGCGAAGCCGAGGCGGGGCTGTACGTCTGCGGACCGACCGTGCAATCCTCCCCGCACATCGGACACCTCCGCAGCGCGCTCGTCTACGACCAGTTGCGACGCTGGCTGACGGCGTCCGGGGTCCGCGTCACGCTCGTCCGCAACGTCACCGACATCGACGACAAGATCCTCGCGAACGCCGCCTCCGGCGTCGAGGGCGGGTTCGCCCAGCCCGGTGAGGAGTGGTGGGCGCTCGCCTACCGGTACGAACTCGAGTTCACGGCCGCCTACCGTGCCCTGGGCATCCTGCCCCCGAGCTACGAACCACGCGCGACGGCGAGCATCCCGGAGATGCAGGAGCTCATCGAGCGGCTCATCGACGCCGGGCACGCGTACCCGGCTCCCGACGACTCCGGCGACGTCTACTTCGACACCGCCTCATGGAGCCGCTACGGCGAGCTCACCCGGCAGACCGCCGAGCACATGGAGGCCGCGACCGACGCCGACCCTCGCGGCAAACGCGATCCCCGCGACTTCGCGCTCTGGAAGGGCACCAAGCCTGGGGAGCCGCGCTCGGCGAGCTGGATGTCGCCCTGGGGCGAGGGACGGCCCGGCTGGCACATCGAGTGCTCGGCGATGTCGACCAAGTACCTCGGCGAGGAGTTCGACATCCACGGCGGCGGACTCGACCTCCGCTTCCCCCACCACGAGAACGAGCTCGCCCAGTCGAGCGCAGCCGGCGACCCCTTCGCCCGGTACTGGTTGCACAACGGGCTGGTCGCCGTCACGGGCGGGCAGAAGATGTCGAAGTCCCTCGGCAACTCCGTCTACGCAGCCGACCTCTTGGCAGCAGCCCGGCCGCTCGTGGTCCGCTACTACCTCGGTGCAGCGCAGTACCGATCGACGCTCGAGTTCCATCCGGGCGCACTCGCCGAGGCCGAAGCCGCACTCGGACGCATCGAGGGCTTCCTCGATCGTGCCGCCCGCGCCGACCTGCTCACCGAGACGAACACGGCCGCCAGTCGAGCGACGCTCCCGGCCGCCTTCGTCGAGGCGATGGACGACGACCTGAACATCCCCCGCGCGCTCGCCGTGTTGCATGACGCCGTGCGCGTCGGCAACGCCGCCCTCGATGGCGGCGACGACCTGGCGACAGCCCGCGAGCGTGCGGTCGCCGTCCTCGACATGACCCGGGTGCTCGGCATCGACCCGACCGACCCTTCGTGGTCGTCGGGCACCGACCCCGTCACTCACCGATCCCTGTCCGCACTCGTCGAGCGTCTGCTCGTCGATCGCGCGGACGCCAGGGTCGCCAAGGACTTCGCAGCGGCCGACCGGATCCGCGACGAACTCACAGCGGCTGGGATCACCATCGAAGACACCCCGTCCGGAGCACATTGGAGTATCAGTGGCAAGTAA
- a CDS encoding cold-shock protein gives MANGTVKWFNAEKGFGFITVDDGGQDVFVHYSAIDMSGYKSLEEGQAVVFEVGTGAKGPQAEGVRLA, from the coding sequence ATGGCGAACGGAACCGTCAAGTGGTTCAACGCTGAGAAGGGCTTCGGCTTCATCACGGTCGACGACGGCGGACAGGATGTCTTCGTCCACTACTCGGCGATCGACATGAGCGGCTACAAGTCCTTGGAAGAGGGCCAGGCGGTCGTCTTCGAGGTCGGCACTGGAGCAAAGGGGCCTCAGGCCGAGGGTGTGCGCCTGGCGTAG
- a CDS encoding LytR C-terminal domain-containing protein produces MAESFPPDRFDEVPDLKRVGAHRAPAPKGRGWIAFLVAVVATLVLVGVGTFALFGLNDRIDFFGGSQSPSATPTPTPTPTEVAPVVDPAASILVLNGTPTAGLAASAAAAITAAGFTQQIPTSDASTEDVTASGVYYQDPSQEGVARAIANALGGIPIQITDTYAIPVEEGEAPVLRIVVVVGADYQPAA; encoded by the coding sequence ATGGCTGAATCCTTCCCGCCCGACCGCTTCGACGAGGTCCCCGACCTCAAGCGCGTCGGCGCGCACCGTGCCCCTGCTCCCAAGGGACGCGGCTGGATCGCCTTCCTCGTCGCCGTCGTCGCCACGCTCGTCCTCGTGGGGGTCGGCACCTTCGCCCTCTTCGGGCTGAACGACCGGATCGACTTCTTCGGCGGCTCGCAGAGCCCGAGCGCCACGCCAACGCCTACCCCCACCCCGACCGAGGTGGCCCCCGTCGTCGACCCCGCGGCCAGCATCCTCGTCCTGAACGGCACACCCACCGCCGGCCTGGCCGCATCGGCGGCGGCAGCGATCACGGCCGCCGGCTTCACGCAGCAGATCCCGACGAGCGACGCCAGCACGGAGGACGTCACGGCGAGCGGCGTCTACTACCAGGATCCGTCGCAGGAGGGCGTCGCCCGCGCCATCGCGAACGCGCTCGGCGGCATCCCGATCCAGATCACGGACACGTACGCGATCCCCGTCGAGGAGGGCGAGGCACCGGTCCTCCGCATCGTCGTCGTGGTCGGCGCGGACTACCAGCCAGCCGCCTGA
- a CDS encoding thioredoxin domain-containing protein: MSGAGSQNRPTKNERRDAAREKARVLREQQKRRDRRNRVLLQGGIVLGALAIVAVVAVIIVTSIKPAGPVPTAAKNDGFTVSAGLQLVGAPAGASTPTPSATDPAAPAEPAPAETPAASETPAADGVEIAVYQDFLCPYCGQFETTNAEQVKGWLEAGAATYTVHPLATLSNLSLGTQYSLRASNAAACVAEYSPNDFFSFNTALFENQPKENTEGLTDAELKSIAKGVISGGEKKINACIDDGTYKSWVKDSTDRARSGPLPGTDVAKVEGTPTILVNGKQYTGSLTDAEQFAAFVLAVSSESYSTGTPTPGASESPVTNG; the protein is encoded by the coding sequence ATGTCTGGCGCTGGATCGCAGAACCGACCGACCAAGAACGAACGACGCGACGCGGCACGCGAGAAGGCGCGGGTGCTGCGCGAGCAGCAGAAGCGCCGCGACCGCCGCAACCGGGTGCTGCTCCAGGGCGGCATCGTGCTCGGTGCGCTCGCGATCGTGGCGGTGGTGGCGGTCATCATCGTGACGTCGATCAAGCCCGCCGGACCGGTCCCGACCGCGGCCAAGAACGACGGCTTCACCGTCTCCGCCGGGTTGCAGCTGGTCGGGGCCCCGGCCGGTGCGTCCACACCGACGCCGAGCGCGACCGATCCGGCCGCCCCCGCGGAGCCCGCTCCGGCCGAGACGCCGGCAGCCTCCGAGACCCCGGCCGCCGACGGCGTCGAGATCGCCGTCTACCAGGACTTCCTCTGCCCCTACTGCGGTCAGTTCGAGACCACGAACGCCGAGCAGGTCAAGGGTTGGCTCGAGGCCGGCGCCGCGACCTACACGGTCCATCCCCTCGCAACGCTGAGCAACCTCTCGCTCGGGACGCAGTACTCGCTGCGCGCCTCGAACGCGGCGGCCTGTGTCGCGGAGTACTCGCCGAACGACTTCTTCTCCTTCAACACCGCACTGTTCGAGAACCAGCCCAAGGAGAACACCGAGGGCCTGACCGACGCCGAGCTGAAGTCGATCGCCAAGGGCGTCATCTCCGGCGGCGAGAAGAAGATCAACGCCTGCATCGACGACGGCACCTACAAGTCGTGGGTGAAGGACTCGACCGACCGTGCGCGCAGCGGCCCGCTGCCCGGCACCGACGTCGCCAAGGTCGAGGGGACGCCGACCATCCTGGTGAACGGCAAGCAGTACACGGGCTCGCTCACCGACGCCGAGCAGTTCGCGGCCTTCGTCCTCGCCGTCTCGAGCGAGAGCTACTCCACCGGGACGCCGACGCCGGGAGCCAGCGAGTCGCCCGTGACCAACGGCTGA
- a CDS encoding DUF3263 domain-containing protein — translation MSMQPASRTPADDDASTPTGGLDQRELEILEFESHWMQHVGAKEAAIRDRFALSPARYYQLLGALIDSPSALAHDPMLIKRLQRTRDARLSARGASAPRTDG, via the coding sequence ATGAGCATGCAGCCAGCGTCGCGCACGCCTGCCGATGACGACGCGTCGACGCCGACGGGAGGCCTCGACCAGCGCGAGCTCGAGATCCTCGAGTTCGAGTCCCACTGGATGCAGCACGTCGGGGCCAAGGAGGCCGCCATCCGCGACCGCTTCGCCCTGTCCCCGGCCCGGTACTATCAACTGCTCGGCGCGCTCATCGACTCGCCGTCCGCCCTCGCCCACGACCCCATGCTGATCAAGCGGCTGCAGCGCACCCGCGACGCCCGACTCTCGGCGCGAGGAGCCTCGGCTCCCCGCACCGACGGCTGA
- a CDS encoding DMT family transporter: MTRVPAPLALLIAVVSGAFIAVQARLNGELGARLGDGFTAAAISFGGGLIILTVGLALSRTGRRGLSTVAGAVRRREMPWWTVLGGCAGAFLVLSQGLTAATLGVALFTVAVVAGQTASGLVLDRIGFGPGGVVGFSVQRVLGAVVALIAVGVAVSGELGGSIPLGLLVLPLLAGIGIGWQQAVNGRVKMRAQSTLAATFINFVVGTVVLVIAAALHAVIVAPPGPLPGEWWLYLGGPIGCVFIAVAAFLVQHTGVLILGLGTVAGQTLSALALDVLLPTDDGGVHVATVVGTLLAFAAVAIASARFRRRPTASSSAD; the protein is encoded by the coding sequence GTGACCCGTGTCCCAGCGCCGCTCGCGCTCCTCATCGCCGTCGTCAGCGGTGCCTTCATCGCGGTGCAGGCAAGGCTGAACGGTGAACTCGGAGCCCGCCTCGGTGACGGGTTCACCGCAGCTGCGATCTCGTTCGGCGGCGGCTTGATCATCCTCACCGTCGGACTGGCGCTGTCCCGTACCGGTCGTCGCGGTCTCTCCACGGTGGCCGGTGCCGTCCGACGCAGGGAGATGCCCTGGTGGACGGTGCTCGGTGGGTGTGCCGGCGCGTTCCTCGTGCTCTCGCAGGGGCTCACCGCCGCCACGCTCGGCGTCGCCCTCTTCACGGTCGCGGTCGTCGCCGGCCAGACCGCGAGCGGACTCGTGCTCGACCGGATCGGCTTCGGCCCGGGAGGCGTCGTCGGGTTCAGCGTCCAGCGCGTCCTCGGGGCGGTCGTCGCCCTCATCGCAGTCGGCGTCGCGGTCTCGGGCGAGCTCGGCGGGAGCATTCCACTCGGCCTGCTCGTCCTGCCGCTGCTCGCCGGGATCGGGATCGGCTGGCAGCAGGCGGTCAACGGCCGCGTGAAGATGCGGGCACAGAGCACGCTCGCCGCCACGTTCATCAACTTCGTCGTGGGGACGGTCGTGCTGGTCATCGCCGCCGCGCTGCACGCGGTCATCGTCGCGCCGCCCGGACCGCTCCCGGGGGAGTGGTGGCTCTACCTCGGCGGCCCGATCGGATGCGTGTTCATCGCCGTGGCGGCGTTCCTCGTGCAGCACACGGGCGTGCTCATCCTCGGGCTCGGCACGGTGGCCGGTCAGACCCTGAGTGCGCTCGCCCTCGACGTGCTCCTGCCCACCGACGACGGCGGCGTGCATGTCGCGACCGTCGTCGGGACACTCCTCGCGTTCGCCGCCGTGGCGATCGCATCGGCGCGGTTCAGGCGTCGTCCCACGGCATCGTCGTCCGCCGACTGA
- a CDS encoding ABC transporter ATP-binding protein, with the protein MASVTFDNATRFYPGGTRPAVDKLNLEVADGEFLVLVGPSGCGKSTSLRMLAGLEEVNDGHIFIGDRDVTDVPPKDRDIAMVFQNYALYPHMTVAENMGFALKIAGVGKEERATRVLEAAKLLDLEDYLTRKPKALSGGQRQRVAMGRAIVRQPQVFLMDEPLSNLDAKLRVQTRTQIASLQRRLGVTTVYVTHDQTEALTMGDRIAVLKDGILQQVGTPRDLYEKPNNVFVAGFIGSPAMNLFEGEIADGGIKLGGFIIPVEREITDAAPSKNVTVGVRPEDITVSSNSGSGIEVTVDLVEELGADGYLYGHTDVSGKRTDIVARVDGRNHAHIGDTVFLAPTPHHVHAFDSASGERLGNKPVVSSSI; encoded by the coding sequence ATGGCGTCTGTGACGTTCGACAACGCAACCCGTTTCTACCCGGGTGGCACCCGCCCCGCGGTCGACAAGCTGAACCTCGAGGTCGCCGACGGCGAATTCCTCGTCCTCGTCGGCCCGTCCGGCTGCGGCAAGTCCACCTCCCTCCGCATGCTCGCCGGTCTCGAAGAGGTCAACGACGGCCACATCTTCATCGGCGACCGCGACGTCACCGACGTGCCGCCGAAGGACCGCGACATCGCGATGGTGTTCCAGAACTACGCGCTCTACCCGCACATGACCGTCGCCGAGAACATGGGCTTCGCGCTCAAGATCGCCGGTGTCGGCAAGGAAGAGCGTGCCACCCGCGTGCTCGAAGCCGCCAAGCTCCTCGACCTCGAGGACTACCTGACCCGCAAGCCGAAGGCGCTCTCCGGTGGTCAGCGTCAGCGCGTCGCGATGGGTCGAGCCATCGTCCGTCAGCCCCAGGTCTTCCTCATGGACGAGCCGCTGTCGAACCTCGACGCCAAGCTCCGCGTCCAGACCCGCACCCAGATCGCGTCGCTGCAGCGTCGTCTCGGCGTCACCACCGTCTACGTCACCCACGACCAGACCGAGGCGCTCACCATGGGCGACCGCATCGCGGTCCTCAAGGACGGCATCCTGCAGCAGGTCGGCACCCCGCGCGACCTCTACGAGAAGCCGAACAACGTCTTCGTCGCCGGCTTCATCGGCAGCCCGGCCATGAACCTGTTCGAGGGCGAGATCGCCGACGGCGGCATCAAGCTCGGCGGATTCATCATCCCGGTCGAGCGCGAGATCACCGACGCCGCTCCGTCGAAGAACGTCACGGTCGGCGTGCGCCCCGAGGACATCACCGTGTCCAGCAACTCGGGCTCCGGCATCGAGGTGACCGTCGACCTCGTCGAGGAGCTCGGCGCCGACGGCTACCTCTACGGCCACACCGACGTCTCCGGCAAGCGCACCGACATCGTCGCCCGCGTCGACGGTCGCAACCACGCGCACATCGGCGACACGGTGTTCCTCGCGCCGACGCCGCACCACGTGCACGCGTTCGACTCGGCATCGGGTGAGCGTCTGGGCAACAAGCCGGTCGTGTCCTCCTCGATCTAG
- the rlmB gene encoding 23S rRNA (guanosine(2251)-2'-O)-methyltransferase RlmB, translating to MASKPSRPTGPKKAKKGPTKGTGGLGRKALEGRGPTPKAEDRAWHPAGKRKAAQERYAASGGTGKPRQAAGQNGRPSTNGRTKQKSSDESEVVTGRNSVLEALRAKIPATTLYVATRIEMDDRVKEALSIATRRGIPVLEVMRPELDRMAGFDGVHQGLAIKVPPYEYAHPMELLDQVIARGENPLFIALDGITDPRNLGAIIRSTAAFGGHGVILPQRRSVGLTASAWKTSAGAAARTPVAMAANLTQTLKAFKERGVFVIGLDGDGDVSLPGLELADQPILVVVGSEGKGLSRLVTETCDAVVSIPISASTESLNAGIAASVTLYEIARRRNAE from the coding sequence GTGGCAAGTAAGCCTTCCCGCCCGACCGGGCCGAAGAAAGCGAAGAAGGGTCCCACCAAGGGCACCGGCGGCCTCGGCCGCAAGGCGCTCGAGGGTCGTGGACCGACCCCCAAGGCCGAGGACCGCGCCTGGCACCCGGCCGGCAAGCGGAAGGCCGCGCAGGAGCGCTACGCGGCCTCCGGCGGCACCGGCAAGCCGAGGCAGGCGGCCGGCCAGAACGGACGCCCGTCCACGAACGGCCGGACCAAGCAGAAGTCGAGCGACGAGTCCGAGGTCGTCACCGGCCGCAACTCCGTCCTCGAAGCGCTCCGCGCGAAGATCCCAGCCACCACGCTGTACGTCGCGACCCGCATCGAGATGGACGACCGGGTGAAGGAGGCGCTCAGCATCGCCACCCGACGCGGGATCCCGGTGCTCGAGGTCATGCGTCCGGAGCTCGACCGCATGGCCGGGTTCGACGGCGTGCACCAGGGCCTCGCCATCAAGGTGCCGCCCTACGAGTACGCGCACCCCATGGAGTTGCTCGACCAGGTCATCGCCCGTGGCGAGAACCCGTTGTTCATCGCCCTCGACGGCATCACCGACCCCCGGAACCTGGGTGCGATCATCCGATCGACCGCAGCCTTCGGTGGTCACGGCGTGATCCTGCCGCAGCGCCGGAGCGTGGGCCTCACCGCCTCCGCGTGGAAGACCTCGGCAGGAGCGGCGGCTCGGACGCCGGTCGCGATGGCCGCCAACCTCACCCAGACGCTCAAAGCGTTCAAGGAGCGCGGCGTCTTCGTGATCGGTCTCGACGGCGACGGCGACGTCTCCCTTCCCGGGCTCGAACTCGCCGACCAGCCGATCCTCGTGGTCGTCGGCAGCGAGGGCAAGGGCCTGTCCCGCCTCGTCACCGAGACCTGCGACGCGGTCGTGTCGATCCCGATCTCGGCCTCGACCGAATCGCTCAACGCCGGGATCGCGGCCAGCGTGACGCTGTACGAGATCGCGCGTCGCCGGAACGCCGAGTAG
- the msrB gene encoding peptide-methionine (R)-S-oxide reductase MsrB: protein MTYDVSKTDEQWREELTPEQYQVLRGAATERAWTGELLDESRAGLYTCAACNAELFKSGTKFDSGCGWPSFYESVNPEAVQLIEDRTLGMVRTEVRCANCGSHLGHVFDDGFGTPTGDRYCMNSIALNFAAADTTEPTE, encoded by the coding sequence ATGACGTACGACGTGTCGAAGACCGATGAGCAGTGGCGCGAGGAACTCACGCCGGAGCAGTATCAGGTCCTCCGCGGAGCGGCGACCGAGCGGGCCTGGACAGGTGAGCTCCTCGACGAGTCGCGCGCGGGCCTCTACACCTGTGCCGCCTGCAACGCCGAACTCTTCAAGAGCGGTACCAAGTTCGATTCCGGCTGCGGATGGCCGAGCTTCTACGAGTCCGTGAACCCCGAGGCGGTGCAGCTCATCGAGGACCGCACCCTCGGCATGGTGCGCACCGAGGTCCGGTGCGCCAACTGCGGCTCGCACCTCGGCCACGTGTTCGACGACGGCTTCGGCACGCCCACCGGCGACCGCTACTGCATGAACTCGATCGCGCTCAACTTCGCCGCGGCCGACACCACCGAGCCGACGGAGTGA